The proteins below are encoded in one region of Micromonospora sp. DSM 45708:
- a CDS encoding ISL3 family transposase produces the protein MRSVRVWARLFGVEQAVVEGVEFDAVEQVVVARVRVARGARRRCPFCRRRCPGYDAGVRRRWRALDLGVVRAVIEADAPRVSCRVHGVVVAAVPWARHGAGHTRAFDQAVAWLAVHAAKSVVSRLMRISWRTVGAIIARVWADSGAAVDRLDGLRRIGIDEVSYKKGHRYLSVVVDHDTGRLVWAAAGKSAATLHEFFDLLGPERAAAITHVSADGADWITTVVRRRCPNAVRCADPFHVVAWASDAVDRVRRQVWNAAAGRGTGRRGVAVGEARLVKNTRWALWKNPDNLTGAQRATLDWIAKNHPRLHRAWALKEGLRYVFTLAKTSPTTAVQALDQWIGWARRSRIDIFVDLQRRVVRHRDAIIASLEHGLSNGRIESVNAKIRLITRMAFGFHSPHALIALALLSLGGHRPQLPNR, from the coding sequence GTGCGTTCGGTAAGGGTATGGGCTCGGTTGTTCGGGGTCGAGCAGGCGGTGGTGGAGGGTGTCGAGTTCGATGCGGTCGAGCAGGTGGTGGTGGCTCGGGTGCGGGTGGCTCGGGGTGCTCGGCGGCGGTGTCCGTTTTGCCGGCGGCGGTGTCCTGGTTATGACGCGGGGGTGCGTCGGCGGTGGCGGGCGTTGGATCTGGGGGTGGTGCGGGCGGTGATCGAGGCCGATGCGCCGCGGGTGTCGTGTCGGGTGCATGGGGTGGTGGTCGCGGCGGTGCCGTGGGCCAGGCATGGGGCGGGGCATACCCGGGCGTTCGATCAGGCGGTGGCGTGGTTGGCGGTGCACGCGGCGAAGTCGGTGGTGTCGCGGTTGATGCGGATCAGTTGGCGCACGGTGGGTGCGATCATCGCGCGGGTGTGGGCTGATAGCGGCGCAGCGGTGGATCGCCTCGACGGGTTACGTCGTATCGGTATCGACGAGGTCAGCTACAAGAAAGGCCACCGGTATCTGAGCGTGGTGGTGGATCACGACACCGGCCGGCTGGTGTGGGCCGCTGCGGGCAAGAGCGCGGCTACGTTGCACGAGTTCTTCGACCTGCTCGGACCCGAGCGGGCAGCCGCGATCACCCACGTGTCGGCTGACGGCGCGGACTGGATCACCACCGTGGTGCGCCGTCGTTGCCCGAACGCGGTGCGCTGCGCCGACCCGTTCCACGTCGTGGCCTGGGCCAGCGACGCCGTGGACCGAGTCCGCCGGCAGGTATGGAACGCCGCCGCCGGTCGGGGAACAGGCCGTCGCGGTGTCGCCGTCGGCGAAGCGCGGCTGGTGAAGAACACCCGCTGGGCGTTGTGGAAGAACCCGGACAACCTCACCGGCGCACAACGGGCCACCCTCGACTGGATCGCCAAGAACCACCCCCGCCTACACCGAGCCTGGGCCCTCAAAGAAGGCCTGCGCTACGTGTTCACCCTGGCCAAAACCAGCCCCACCACAGCGGTCCAAGCCCTCGACCAATGGATCGGCTGGGCCCGCCGCAGCCGCATCGACATCTTCGTCGACCTGCAACGCCGCGTGGTCCGCCACCGCGACGCCATCATCGCCTCGCTCGAACACGGCCTGTCCAACGGCCGCATCGAATCCGTCAATGCCAAGATCCGCCTCATCACCCGGATGGCCTTCGGCTTCCACTCACCCCACGCCCTCATCGCCCTAGCCCTACTCAGCCTCGGCGGCCACCGCCCCCAACTCCCCAACCGATGA
- a CDS encoding pentapeptide repeat-containing protein has translation MPEIVEDVTYRQQDWYAEELVDRHFTRCEFFDVDLTEAVSRGAVFTECVFGTVAFNASRHIDSAFTRCTFTRCNLFEAEFTGCKLVGSSFDRCDLRPLRVDRGDWSFVALPGADLRGARITDVRMREADLTGADLTGAVLTGVDLSGAQLHATKLTRADLRGSDLSALDPTAVERAGARVDVEQAVALAQALGFQVG, from the coding sequence ATGCCGGAGATCGTCGAGGACGTCACCTACCGCCAGCAGGACTGGTACGCGGAAGAGCTGGTCGATCGGCACTTCACGCGCTGCGAGTTCTTCGACGTCGACCTCACCGAGGCGGTCAGCCGGGGCGCGGTGTTCACCGAGTGCGTCTTCGGCACCGTGGCGTTCAACGCCTCCCGACACATCGACTCGGCGTTCACCCGCTGCACGTTCACCCGGTGCAACCTGTTCGAGGCGGAGTTCACCGGCTGCAAGCTGGTCGGCAGCAGCTTCGACCGGTGCGACCTGCGCCCGCTGCGGGTCGACCGCGGCGACTGGTCGTTCGTCGCGCTGCCCGGCGCCGACCTGCGCGGGGCGCGCATCACCGACGTCCGGATGCGCGAGGCCGACCTGACCGGCGCCGACCTCACCGGCGCGGTGCTCACCGGCGTCGACCTGTCCGGCGCCCAGCTTCACGCCACCAAGCTGACCCGCGCCGACCTGCGCGGCAGCGACCTGTCCGCGCTCGACCCCACTGCGGTGGAGCGGGCCGGGGCACGGGTCGACGTCGAGCAGGCAGTCGCGCTGGCCCAGGCGCTCGGCTTCCAGGTCGGCTGA
- a CDS encoding serine hydrolase domain-containing protein: MSVAVSTDPGRVGFDPARLARIDEHFARYVDDGRLAGWQVVVTRRGEIAHSATYGLRDREAGTPVEADTLWRIYSMTKPITSVAAMMLWEQGRFELTDPVSRWLPEFADMRVYDRGSVLKPYTVAATEPIRIWHLLTHTAGLTYGFAQVSVVDGLYRAAGFDLGVPAGADLAAASAGLAELPLLFQPGTSWNYGVSTDVLGRLVEVVSGQSLDAFFTERILRPLGMADTRWWVDAADAERLAALYAPHPATGQAVRADGVGRAALAEPGWHSGGGGLVSTAADYHRFTQFLLRGGELDGVRLLGPRTVRFMTRNHLPGGRDLASFSPEGFSETVLDGIGFGLGFAVVLDPVPARVPSSVGEFYWGGLASTAFWVDPVEEVTALLFAQLMPSSTYPLRSQLRQLVYSALVD, translated from the coding sequence ATGAGCGTCGCAGTGAGCACCGACCCCGGCCGTGTCGGCTTCGATCCCGCCCGGCTGGCGCGGATCGACGAGCACTTCGCCCGCTACGTCGACGACGGCCGGCTCGCCGGCTGGCAGGTCGTGGTCACCCGCCGGGGCGAGATCGCGCACTCGGCCACGTACGGGCTGCGCGACCGGGAGGCCGGCACGCCGGTCGAGGCGGACACGCTCTGGCGCATCTACTCGATGACCAAGCCGATCACCTCGGTCGCCGCGATGATGCTCTGGGAGCAGGGCCGGTTCGAGCTGACCGACCCGGTCAGCCGGTGGCTGCCCGAGTTCGCCGACATGCGGGTCTACGACCGGGGTTCGGTGCTCAAGCCGTACACCGTGGCGGCGACCGAGCCGATCCGGATCTGGCACCTGCTCACCCACACGGCCGGCCTGACGTACGGCTTCGCCCAGGTCTCGGTGGTCGACGGCCTCTACCGGGCGGCCGGCTTCGACCTGGGCGTGCCGGCCGGCGCGGACCTCGCCGCGGCCTCAGCCGGCCTGGCCGAGCTGCCGCTGCTCTTCCAGCCCGGCACGAGCTGGAACTACGGCGTCTCCACCGACGTGCTGGGCCGCCTGGTCGAGGTGGTCTCCGGGCAGTCGCTGGACGCGTTCTTCACCGAGCGGATCCTGCGTCCGCTCGGGATGGCCGACACCCGCTGGTGGGTCGACGCGGCGGACGCCGAGCGGCTGGCCGCGCTCTACGCCCCGCACCCGGCCACCGGTCAGGCGGTACGCGCCGACGGCGTCGGCCGGGCCGCGCTGGCGGAGCCGGGCTGGCACTCCGGCGGCGGTGGGCTGGTCTCCACCGCCGCCGACTACCACCGCTTCACCCAGTTCCTGCTGCGCGGCGGCGAGTTGGACGGGGTGCGCCTGCTCGGCCCCCGCACGGTCCGCTTCATGACCCGCAACCACCTGCCCGGCGGCCGGGACCTCGCCTCGTTCTCCCCGGAGGGGTTCTCCGAGACCGTGCTCGACGGGATCGGCTTCGGGCTGGGCTTCGCGGTGGTGCTCGACCCGGTGCCGGCGCGGGTGCCCAGCAGCGTCGGCGAGTTCTACTGGGGCGGCCTGGCCAGCACCGCGTTCTGGGTGGACCCGGTGGAGGAGGTCACCGCGCTGCTGTTTGCCCAGCTCATGCCGTCGAGCACGTACCCGCTGCGCAGCCAGTTGCGCCAGCTCGTCTACTCCGCGCTGGTCGACTGA
- a CDS encoding NAD(P)-dependent oxidoreductase, translating to MSNIVVFGAGGTAGSRIAAEAAERGHRVTAAVRRPEAVGYLPPGVRTVTGDATSARSVRELAEDADVLVVAIGGGERDLWRDAARTLVDALRDLPVPPRVIHVGGGATLLTPKGTRFLDEPDFPAEYRDSAHGQADALEFYRSSADGVTWTYVSPPPLEFHPGERTGHYRTGTDHPVTDAQGRSVLTYEDLAVAIVDEIENPRFGNARFTAAY from the coding sequence ATGAGCAACATCGTCGTGTTCGGCGCCGGCGGGACGGCGGGCTCCCGGATCGCCGCCGAGGCGGCCGAGCGGGGGCACCGGGTCACGGCCGCGGTCCGCCGGCCGGAGGCGGTCGGCTACCTGCCACCGGGCGTACGCACGGTGACCGGCGACGCGACCTCGGCGCGGAGCGTACGCGAACTGGCCGAGGACGCGGACGTGCTGGTGGTGGCCATCGGCGGCGGCGAGCGCGATCTCTGGCGCGACGCCGCGCGGACGCTCGTGGACGCGCTGCGTGACCTGCCCGTCCCACCCCGGGTGATCCACGTCGGCGGTGGCGCGACGCTGCTCACCCCGAAGGGCACCCGGTTCCTGGACGAGCCGGACTTCCCCGCCGAGTACCGCGACTCGGCACACGGTCAGGCCGACGCGCTGGAGTTCTACCGTTCCTCGGCCGACGGGGTGACCTGGACGTACGTCTCCCCGCCGCCGCTGGAGTTCCACCCCGGGGAGCGGACCGGGCACTACCGCACCGGCACCGACCATCCGGTGACCGACGCGCAGGGCCGCTCGGTGCTCACCTACGAGGACCTCGCGGTGGCGATCGTCGACGAGATCGAGAACCCCCGGTTCGGCAACGCGCGGTTCACCGCCGCGTACTGA
- a CDS encoding PPOX class F420-dependent oxidoreductase has translation MPRSIARNTRVDRDALTEFLRPRHRVVLMTTRADGRPQSSPVSCGVDAEGRLVISTYPERAKVTNIRRDPRVSACVLSDDWNGPWVQVDGVAEVLDLPAALEPLVDYFRSISGEHPNWDEYRAAMVAQGKSLIRVTISSWGPIATGGFPARLAD, from the coding sequence ATGCCACGCAGCATCGCGCGCAACACCCGGGTCGACCGGGACGCCCTGACCGAGTTCCTCCGCCCCCGGCACCGCGTCGTGCTGATGACCACCCGGGCCGACGGCCGCCCGCAGTCCTCCCCGGTCTCCTGCGGCGTCGACGCCGAGGGCCGGCTGGTCATCTCCACCTACCCCGAGCGGGCCAAGGTGACGAACATCCGTCGCGACCCCCGCGTCTCCGCCTGCGTGCTCTCCGACGACTGGAACGGCCCGTGGGTGCAGGTCGACGGCGTGGCCGAGGTGCTCGACCTGCCGGCGGCGCTGGAACCGCTGGTGGACTACTTCCGCAGCATCTCCGGCGAGCACCCGAACTGGGACGAGTACCGGGCCGCCATGGTCGCGCAGGGCAAGTCGCTGATCCGGGTCACCATCTCCTCCTGGGGCCCGATCGCCACCGGCGGGTTCCCGGCCCGGCTCGCGGACTGA
- a CDS encoding DUF6642 family protein — protein sequence MARGGVFCVEGQWHRDLNERGSVLPTLDLLERLGRIRYIHKDAATRDELFYFLDRWLLKQYADHRVGFFAMHGEPSRLCLTDWDSVELSDVAERMAGRADGRRLYFGSCSVLRASDATLRGFLEVTGAALICGFTRDVDWVESAAFETVLLDVLANGQRHNAAELRMGSAHWAPLAAYLGFRVIYANGRAWRPTARPRVPEQLSPRRAAGRPR from the coding sequence TTGGCGCGTGGCGGCGTGTTCTGCGTCGAGGGGCAGTGGCACCGCGACCTCAACGAGCGCGGGTCCGTCCTGCCCACGCTCGACCTGCTCGAACGGCTGGGCCGGATCCGCTACATCCACAAGGACGCCGCCACCCGGGACGAGCTGTTCTACTTCCTCGACCGCTGGCTGCTCAAGCAGTACGCGGACCACCGCGTCGGCTTCTTCGCCATGCACGGCGAGCCGAGTCGGCTCTGCCTCACCGACTGGGACTCGGTCGAGCTGTCCGACGTGGCCGAGCGGATGGCCGGCCGCGCCGACGGGCGCCGCCTCTACTTCGGCAGCTGCTCGGTGCTGCGCGCCTCCGACGCCACGCTCCGCGGCTTCCTCGAGGTCACCGGCGCGGCGTTGATCTGCGGCTTCACCCGCGACGTGGACTGGGTCGAGTCGGCCGCGTTCGAGACCGTGCTGCTCGACGTGCTGGCCAACGGGCAGCGGCACAACGCCGCCGAGCTGCGGATGGGCTCGGCGCACTGGGCGCCGCTCGCGGCGTACCTCGGGTTCCGGGTGATCTACGCCAACGGCCGTGCCTGGCGGCCCACCGCGCGCCCGCGCGTGCCGGAGCAGCTCTCCCCGCGCCGGGCCGCCGGCCGCCCGCGCTGA
- a CDS encoding D-Ala-D-Ala carboxypeptidase family metallohydrolase yields the protein MRVNTLKRAAVAFALALPGAAVATVVAAPPAHADGCYTWPRTLSSGSSGTDVRQLQVRVAGWAGYAGIVRVDGRYGPETATAVKRFQSAYGLRADGVAGPQTFAKIYDLQDDDCTPKHFSYRELDNGCGKGGWSGGPLSPSATRENALRAMWKLEALRRSLGDKPLTVTSGFRSIACNRQVGGASNSQHLYGGAADLTSRNRTLCQVARSARDQGFSGIYGPGYPDHGDHVHVDSRKENNKDGSANTTDWSAPDCGID from the coding sequence GTGCGCGTCAACACCCTGAAACGGGCGGCCGTCGCGTTCGCGCTGGCCCTGCCCGGGGCCGCCGTCGCGACCGTCGTCGCCGCGCCACCGGCCCACGCCGACGGCTGCTACACCTGGCCCCGCACCCTGTCGTCGGGCAGCTCGGGCACCGACGTCCGGCAGCTCCAGGTGCGGGTGGCCGGCTGGGCCGGGTACGCCGGGATCGTCCGGGTCGACGGCAGGTACGGCCCGGAGACGGCCACCGCGGTCAAGCGCTTCCAGTCCGCGTACGGACTGCGGGCCGACGGCGTCGCCGGGCCGCAGACCTTCGCCAAGATCTACGACCTCCAGGACGACGACTGCACCCCGAAGCACTTCAGCTACCGCGAGCTGGACAACGGCTGCGGCAAGGGCGGGTGGAGCGGGGGCCCGCTCTCGCCGTCCGCCACCCGGGAGAACGCGCTACGCGCCATGTGGAAGCTGGAGGCGCTGCGACGCAGCCTGGGCGACAAGCCACTCACCGTCACCAGCGGCTTCCGCAGCATCGCCTGCAACCGGCAGGTCGGCGGCGCCTCGAACAGCCAGCACCTGTACGGCGGCGCGGCCGATCTGACCTCCCGGAACCGGACCCTCTGTCAGGTCGCCCGGTCGGCCCGCGACCAGGGCTTCAGCGGCATCTACGGCCCCGGCTACCCGGACCACGGCGACCACGTGCACGTGGACTCACGCAAGGAGAACAACAAGGACGGGTCAGCCAACACCACCGACTGGTCCGCCCCGGACTGCGGAATCGACTGA
- a CDS encoding response regulator, translated as MAALGHLVSAIRVLIVDDDPLVRGALSMILGGVPDLAVVGEASDGAEVPAAVAAYAPDVVLMDIRMPRVDGLAATEALRSAADPPEVLVLTTFDADEQVLRALRAGASGFLLKDTPPAEIVAAVRRVAAGEATLSPAVTRRLIAHVTAAAPAPARDPRRERAVRLLGGLSEREREVALLLGRGRTNAEISAELFMSVATVKAYVSRLLAKLDLNNRVQVALLVQDADLV; from the coding sequence CTGGCTGCCCTGGGGCACCTCGTGAGCGCGATACGGGTGCTGATCGTCGACGACGACCCGCTGGTCCGGGGCGCGCTGTCGATGATCCTCGGCGGCGTACCCGACCTGGCGGTGGTGGGCGAGGCGAGCGACGGCGCCGAGGTGCCGGCGGCCGTCGCCGCGTACGCCCCGGACGTGGTGCTGATGGACATCCGGATGCCCCGGGTGGACGGGCTGGCTGCCACCGAGGCGCTGCGGTCCGCGGCGGACCCGCCCGAGGTGCTGGTGCTGACCACGTTCGACGCCGACGAGCAGGTGCTACGCGCGCTACGGGCCGGGGCGAGCGGTTTCCTGCTGAAGGACACCCCGCCGGCCGAGATCGTCGCGGCGGTACGCCGGGTCGCGGCGGGGGAGGCCACGCTGTCCCCGGCGGTGACCCGCAGGTTGATCGCGCATGTGACAGCCGCCGCGCCGGCGCCCGCCCGGGATCCCCGGCGGGAGCGGGCGGTACGGCTGCTGGGCGGGCTGTCCGAGCGGGAGCGGGAGGTCGCGCTGCTGCTCGGCCGGGGTCGGACCAACGCGGAGATCTCCGCCGAGCTGTTCATGAGCGTGGCGACCGTGAAGGCGTACGTGTCGCGGCTGCTCGCCAAGCTCGACCTGAACAACCGGGTGCAGGTGGCGCTGCTGGTCCAGGACGCCGACCTGGTCTGA
- a CDS encoding sensor histidine kinase: protein MSSAVVPDHPWLLPGSLVPARAARRTPRDWFVDSLLFLAALGWVLLAHDDAVSASPEFALNAGPSWLAGIDLFVGLLAAGALWLRRRWPVGLAVATAPLTLFSVTSGAALLVVLFTVLVHRPLVVGLTLVGWHLATALPFIVVRPDPAMPFWAAVAWTVLFIGVVVAWALFVRARRQLVLSLRDRAERAEAEQQLRLDQARQLERGRIAREMHDVLAHRISLLSLHAGALEFRPDAPPEEVARAAGVIRASAHAALQDLREVIGVLRAEADAGATPERPQPTLGDVPALVAESRDAGVRVSVVDEVTEPAGVPAAIGRSAYRIVQEGLTNARKHAPGAVVTIRLSGGPGEGLAVDIRNPWPVGGPATAIPGTGTGLVGVAERVTLAGGRVDHGRDADGDFRLAAWLPWGTS, encoded by the coding sequence GTGAGCAGCGCTGTCGTCCCCGATCACCCCTGGCTCCTGCCGGGCTCCCTGGTGCCCGCCCGGGCCGCCCGCCGGACCCCGCGGGACTGGTTCGTCGACAGCCTGCTGTTCCTGGCCGCGCTGGGCTGGGTGCTCCTCGCGCACGACGACGCGGTGAGCGCAAGCCCGGAGTTCGCGCTCAACGCCGGGCCGAGCTGGCTCGCCGGGATCGACCTGTTCGTCGGCCTGCTCGCCGCCGGCGCGCTCTGGCTGCGTCGCCGCTGGCCGGTCGGGCTGGCGGTGGCCACCGCGCCGCTGACGCTGTTTTCGGTCACCTCCGGGGCCGCGCTGCTGGTCGTCCTGTTCACCGTGCTGGTCCACCGACCGCTGGTGGTGGGGCTGACGCTGGTCGGCTGGCATCTGGCCACCGCGCTGCCGTTCATCGTGGTCCGCCCCGACCCGGCCATGCCGTTCTGGGCCGCCGTGGCGTGGACCGTGCTGTTCATCGGCGTCGTGGTGGCCTGGGCGCTGTTCGTCCGGGCCCGCCGCCAACTGGTGCTGTCGCTGCGCGACCGGGCCGAGCGGGCCGAGGCCGAGCAGCAACTCCGGCTCGACCAGGCCCGGCAGCTCGAACGCGGCCGGATCGCCCGGGAGATGCACGACGTGCTCGCCCACCGGATCTCCCTGCTCAGCCTGCACGCCGGCGCGCTGGAGTTCCGCCCGGACGCGCCGCCGGAGGAGGTCGCCCGCGCGGCCGGGGTGATCCGGGCCAGCGCGCACGCCGCGTTGCAGGACCTGCGCGAGGTGATCGGCGTGCTGCGGGCCGAGGCGGATGCCGGGGCCACGCCGGAACGGCCGCAGCCGACGCTCGGCGACGTGCCCGCGCTGGTGGCGGAGAGTCGTGACGCCGGGGTACGCGTCAGCGTGGTGGACGAGGTGACCGAGCCGGCCGGGGTGCCGGCGGCGATCGGGCGCAGCGCGTACCGGATCGTGCAGGAAGGGCTCACCAACGCCCGCAAGCACGCCCCCGGGGCGGTGGTGACCATCCGGCTGTCCGGCGGCCCCGGCGAGGGGCTGGCGGTGGACATCCGCAACCCCTGGCCGGTGGGCGGGCCGGCCACCGCCATCCCCGGCACCGGCACCGGACTGGTGGGCGTCGCCGAGCGCGTCACGCTGGCCGGCGGGCGCGTCGACCACGGGCGGGACGCCGACGGCGACTTCCGGCTGGCCGCCTGGCTGCCCTGGGGCACCTCGTGA
- a CDS encoding ABC transporter ATP-binding protein, whose translation MIEVDHLTKRYGPHTAVEDVTFRCEPGTVTGFLGPNGAGKSTTMRMICGMTPPSSGSATVAGRPYRELPNPGREIGVLLDASAQHAGRTGRETLTLAARTMGTDQGQVAAKLDLVGLNDTAARRRVGAYSLGMRQRLGLALALLGDPRVLVLDEPANGLDPEGIYWMRGLLRDYADRGGTVLLSSHLLREVEAVADRLVVIGGGRVVAQGGKDELLAGAGTLVRARDQHALRLTLDRAALPATVGTDGGFVVRAEPEAVGQAAADAGLVLTELRPAGSGGLEQLFLTLTAGASTREAVR comes from the coding sequence ATGATCGAAGTCGACCACCTGACCAAGCGGTACGGCCCGCACACCGCCGTCGAGGATGTGACGTTCCGGTGTGAACCGGGCACGGTGACCGGATTCCTCGGGCCGAACGGCGCCGGCAAGTCCACCACGATGCGCATGATCTGCGGGATGACGCCGCCCAGCTCGGGCTCGGCCACGGTGGCCGGCCGGCCCTACCGGGAGCTGCCCAACCCGGGCCGGGAGATCGGCGTCCTGCTCGACGCCTCGGCTCAGCACGCCGGGCGCACCGGGCGGGAGACGCTCACGCTGGCCGCCCGCACCATGGGAACGGACCAGGGGCAGGTGGCCGCGAAGCTGGACCTGGTCGGGCTGAACGACACCGCCGCGCGGCGGCGGGTCGGCGCGTACTCCCTGGGCATGCGGCAGCGGCTCGGCTTGGCGCTGGCGCTGCTGGGCGACCCCCGGGTGCTGGTCCTCGACGAGCCGGCCAACGGCCTCGACCCGGAGGGCATCTACTGGATGCGCGGCCTGCTGCGCGACTACGCCGACCGGGGCGGCACCGTGCTGCTCTCCTCGCACCTGCTGCGCGAGGTGGAGGCGGTGGCCGACCGGCTGGTGGTGATCGGCGGCGGCCGGGTGGTCGCCCAGGGCGGCAAGGACGAGCTGCTGGCCGGCGCCGGCACGCTGGTCCGCGCCCGGGACCAGCACGCCCTGCGCCTCACCCTGGACCGCGCCGCGCTGCCGGCCACCGTCGGCACCGACGGCGGCTTCGTGGTCCGGGCCGAGCCGGAGGCCGTCGGTCAGGCCGCGGCCGACGCCGGGCTGGTCCTCACCGAACTGCGTCCGGCCGGCAGCGGCGGCCTGGAGCAGCTCTTCCTCACCCTCACCGCCGGCGCGTCGACCAGGGAGGCCGTCCGATGA
- a CDS encoding ABC transporter permease: protein MTTATTPVPTAAPMRHGPAAGPSLVRLTGVELRKLADTRAGRWLLISIGLIAVAIVVVQLFVTDAAEQTFTAFFAPSLLPVGLLLPVLGILSITGEWSQRTALTTFALVPRRERVIVAKLAAVVLAALASVLVSLAVAAAGTLAARATGGAGAWTFDWQMLPYAAVFQVANVLMGAGFGLLLLSTPLAIVTYLLLPTAWSVLSAMIEALREPAGWLDTSLTMAPLLSPDVTAGQWGRLGVSLAVWMVVPLVAGLIRTMRREVS from the coding sequence ATGACCACCGCCACCACCCCCGTTCCCACCGCCGCCCCGATGCGGCACGGGCCGGCCGCCGGCCCCTCGCTGGTCCGGCTGACCGGGGTGGAGCTGCGCAAGCTCGCCGACACCCGGGCCGGACGCTGGCTGCTGATCAGCATCGGGCTGATCGCGGTCGCCATCGTGGTGGTGCAGCTCTTCGTCACCGACGCGGCGGAGCAGACGTTCACCGCGTTCTTCGCGCCGTCGCTGCTGCCGGTCGGGCTGCTGCTGCCGGTGCTGGGCATCCTCTCCATCACCGGCGAGTGGTCCCAGCGCACCGCGCTGACCACGTTCGCGCTGGTGCCCCGCCGGGAACGGGTGATCGTCGCCAAGCTCGCCGCGGTGGTGCTGGCCGCGCTCGCCTCGGTGCTGGTCAGCCTCGCCGTCGCCGCCGCCGGCACGCTCGCCGCCCGGGCCACCGGCGGGGCGGGCGCCTGGACGTTCGACTGGCAGATGCTGCCGTACGCGGCGGTGTTCCAGGTGGCGAACGTGCTGATGGGCGCCGGGTTCGGTCTGCTGCTGCTGAGCACGCCGCTGGCGATCGTCACCTACCTGCTGCTACCGACCGCGTGGAGCGTGCTGTCCGCGATGATCGAGGCGCTGCGGGAGCCGGCCGGCTGGCTGGACACCTCGCTCACCATGGCGCCGCTGCTCAGCCCGGACGTGACCGCCGGGCAGTGGGGTCGGCTCGGTGTCTCGCTCGCCGTCTGGATGGTCGTGCCGCTGGTCGCCGGCCTGATCCGCACGATGCGGCGGGAGGTGTCCTGA
- a CDS encoding YqeB family protein, producing MADREPGAVVVDGGVGELVVMWAGFPLLGAGLGAGLTALSGWIAGLAWFPFQDAFALLDKWPDQRSYPLGAGVAAVAGLALAVVGVRERLRVTVGHRSVRLHRDGHGRDVARVEVAGVFVDDRSLVLLDRAGGELARERSDLSAGRLRAAFTGQGWPWVDQDPHRDAYRRWVPGLPGLPAGADALLRARERALKDSRGAEVRELHGELARLGVVVRDEGKRQYWRLVPPPTPPPR from the coding sequence GTGGCCGACCGGGAACCCGGGGCCGTCGTGGTCGACGGCGGGGTCGGCGAGCTGGTCGTGATGTGGGCCGGGTTCCCGCTGCTCGGGGCGGGCCTGGGGGCCGGGCTGACCGCCCTGTCCGGGTGGATCGCCGGATTGGCCTGGTTCCCCTTCCAGGACGCGTTCGCGCTGCTCGACAAGTGGCCGGACCAGCGGTCGTATCCGCTCGGCGCGGGGGTGGCCGCGGTGGCGGGCCTGGCCCTGGCCGTGGTGGGCGTACGGGAGCGGCTGCGGGTCACGGTCGGGCACCGGTCGGTGCGACTGCACCGGGACGGGCACGGCCGGGACGTCGCCCGGGTCGAGGTGGCCGGCGTCTTCGTCGACGACAGGTCGCTGGTGCTGCTGGACCGGGCCGGCGGCGAGCTGGCCCGGGAGCGGTCCGACCTGAGCGCCGGCCGGCTGCGGGCGGCGTTCACCGGGCAGGGCTGGCCCTGGGTCGACCAGGACCCGCACCGGGACGCGTACCGGCGCTGGGTGCCCGGGCTGCCCGGGCTGCCGGCCGGCGCGGACGCGCTGCTGCGGGCCCGGGAGCGGGCGCTGAAGGACAGCCGCGGCGCCGAGGTCCGGGAGCTGCACGGGGAGCTGGCCCGGCTCGGCGTCGTGGTGCGGGACGAGGGGAAGCGGCAGTACTGGCGGCTCGTCCCTCCCCCCACCCCACCCCCGCGCTGA